The window CCCCGTTTGAGGTCCTTCTTGTTTGCCTTGGGCAAAGTGACACAGAGGTTCTTCGGGCTGCCGGCCGGGCTGAGCGCGACGATGATGGCAGCCGGCGCCCCGGGCGCGGCCGGCCCATGGACGTGGGCCGCCGTCTCGGCGGTGCGGGTGATACCTGTGTAGGTGATCGAGTAGCAGAGCGCGAGCGTCTTATCGTCGAAGGTGAGGAAGGCCACTCCGAAGGCGTTGCTGGTGGTCGGCGGGGTCTCCTGGCCGCCGTTGAGCACCGCGACGAAGTTCCTGGTACCCGCCGGAGCCGGCGCGGCGTAGAGGCCGCCGAGCAGGGCCGCGGCAAGAAAAGCTCTCACGTAGCGTAATTGCATCTTCACTCCTCCTCTCGGCTGGGGACGTCTGAGGGGCCGGCTGGGTTAAGCCATTCCCGCACGGGCCCGTCAACCCGGGCGCCGCTCCAGCCTCACGCCGCCGCGCGGGTCCCGAAGAGGTGGGCGTGCATGCCGGCCAGGCTCGCGAGGTCGTGCACGTCGCGCGCGAAGTTCGGGACGTACACGACCGGCACGCCGCGGGCCAGGCCGGCACGGAACTGCTCGATGCGCAGCGACTCGCCGCGCGCCAGCACCTGGTAGTCGACGAAGTTGGCGGCCAGCTCCCGGGCCTCCGGGGCGCCGACGATGCGGGCAACCGTGTCCGCAACCTGCTCCACGTCCTCCGGACCGATCTCGTCCCGGCTGCGCCCGCGGCGAGCCGGACGGAACTCGGCGTGCACGCGGTTCAGCACCACGCCCTTGAGCGGCATGCGGAGCCCGGCCATCCTGCTCGAGAGGTACTCGGCGTCGCCCAGCACCTGCTCCTCGGGGCTCGAGACGAGCACGAAGGCC is drawn from Deltaproteobacteria bacterium and contains these coding sequences:
- a CDS encoding CHRD domain-containing protein; protein product: MQLRYVRAFLAAALLGGLYAAPAPAGTRNFVAVLNGGQETPPTTSNAFGVAFLTFDDKTLALCYSITYTGITRTAETAAHVHGPAAPGAPAAIIVALSPAGSPKNLCVTLPKANKKDLKRGMTYLNVHTMDNPSGEIRGQIIPTK
- a CDS encoding ArsA family ATPase translates to FYQHLSQSFAGSYEYMAIEQLCALAESGRYDLIVVDTPPTRHALDFLEAPRRIADFLDRKIIKWFVRPYFSAGWSALRAMNRTAGFLLRRLEQATGIAALAEISDFFSSMSGLFENFQTRIDRAHEILRAPGTAFVLVSSPEEQVLGDAEYLSSRMAGLRMPLKGVVLNRVHAEFRPARRGRSRDEIGPEDVEQVADTVARIVGAPEARELAANFVDYQVLARGESLRIEQFRAGLARGVPVVYVPNFARDVHDLASLAGMHAHLFGTRAAA